AAATGAACGAGTACGACAGCTCGCGCATGGTCGACCTGCTGGGCGAGCATCAGGCCCTGGAGGTCACGGAAAAACCCGAAGAAGCCGACGTGATCCTGCTCAATACCTGCTCGATCCGCGAGAAGGCGCAGGACAAGGTGTTCTCCCAGCTCGGCCGCTGGCGTGAGCTGAAGCAGGCAAACCCGGATCTGGTGATCGGCGTCGGCGGCTGCGTGGCCAGCCAGGAAGGCGCGGCGATCCGCGACCGCGCACCCTATGTCGACGTGGTATTCGGCCCGCAGACCCTGCACCGCCTGCCGGAAATGATCGACGCCGCGCGCGTGACCAAGACCGCCCAGGTGGACATCAGCTTCCCCGAGATCGAGAAGTTCGACCGCCTGCCCGAGCCACGCGTCGACGGCCCCAGCGCCTTCGTCTCGGTGATGGAGGGCTGCAGCAAGTACTGCACCTTCTGCGTGGTGCCCTACACCCGTGGCGAGGAAGTCAGCCGCCCGCTGGTCGACGTACTCATGGAAATCACCTCCCTTACCGAGAAGGGCGTGAAGGAAGTCACCCTGCTCGGGCAGAACGTCAACGGCTATCGCGGGCAAGCCCCGGACGGCCATATCGCCGACTTCGCCGAGCTGCTGCATGCCGTGGCCGCACTCGATGGCGTCGAGCGCATCCGCTACACCACCAGCCACCCGCTGGAGTTCTCCGACGCCATCATCCAGGCTCACGCCGAGATTCCGCAGCTGGTGAAATACCTGCACCTGCCGGTGCAGTCCGGCTCCGACCGCATCCTCGCGGCGATGAAGCGCAACCACACCGCGCTGGAGTACAAGTCGCGCATCCGCAAGCTGCGCGCCGCCGTGCCGGACATCCTGATCAGCTCGGACTTCATCGTCGGCTTCCCCGGCGAGACCGAGAAGGATTTCGAGCAGACCATGAAGCTGATCGAGGACGTCGGTTTCGACTTCTCCTTCTCCTTCATCTACAGCTCGC
The genomic region above belongs to Pseudomonas sp. GOM7 and contains:
- the miaB gene encoding tRNA (N6-isopentenyl adenosine(37)-C2)-methylthiotransferase MiaB; the protein is MTKKLYIETHGCQMNEYDSSRMVDLLGEHQALEVTEKPEEADVILLNTCSIREKAQDKVFSQLGRWRELKQANPDLVIGVGGCVASQEGAAIRDRAPYVDVVFGPQTLHRLPEMIDAARVTKTAQVDISFPEIEKFDRLPEPRVDGPSAFVSVMEGCSKYCTFCVVPYTRGEEVSRPLVDVLMEITSLTEKGVKEVTLLGQNVNGYRGQAPDGHIADFAELLHAVAALDGVERIRYTTSHPLEFSDAIIQAHAEIPQLVKYLHLPVQSGSDRILAAMKRNHTALEYKSRIRKLRAAVPDILISSDFIVGFPGETEKDFEQTMKLIEDVGFDFSFSFIYSSRPGTPAADLADDTPEEVKKQRLALLQHRINQNGFENSRRMVGTVQRILVSDYSKKDPGMLQGRTEQNRIVNFRCDNPRLIGQFVDVHIDDALPHSLRGTLLDTDTLH